The Cryptomeria japonica chromosome 9, Sugi_1.0, whole genome shotgun sequence DNA segment GGGAACAATGTCGTGGACGCTCTTGCTACCTTGGGCCTTGTAACGACCCCTCTACGATGTTGGTGGAGCTTAACATGTGTCCCTTCTAGGGTTAGAAACCTCCTCTTAGAGGAGGACAATTAACAACCACATTAATAGGGAAGATCAATAATCTTGTTTTCATTTACTGCTATTGGGTTGGTTCTAAATTTTATTTGCCCTCAACTAGAATGACTATGTGATGTTAGTGGTTGCTTGGTAGCATAACATTGATCTAGATATACTCTCTGACTTGTTGATCTGGACTAATATGGTGAGATACCCTTTTTGTAGGTTTATTCTTTGGGCCTTGATAATCATTGAGAATGATTGGGTTTGCTTTTGGCAGatgttttcaaatttaaattatggGTGAAATATTGTGGTGGACATGGATGATGACATGTTTCCCCATGGTGAGTTGGCCCATGAACCTTGATTGTGGCACTGGTAGTGGGGCCCCTAGCTTCTGGTGGTGCCTTACTCGTGTTGAGCTTTGGCCATGTTCGCCCTGTGCATCGACCTAAATTCCTATCGATGTGCCTGCCATGGTGGTTACCACTTGGGGCCTTGTCTTTTCACAAGCCTTTCCTAATATTTATTGTGGATGTAGTCTTGTGATCTTAATGTGGatccaaaatttattttcttatcatatctatTATATCCCAGAGGCAAGAATGAGCATcatcaattttcatgatttcctttCTAGCTTGGTTTTTGGTACTTTTGGTGGTGATTGACACATTTGGCATCCCAAATGGAGGGTGCCttgtaataatttttattaatatgaCATGCCTCATATTTACTACATGTTCACCATATTTTTTCTTACTCTACTAACAACTCTTTGAATTTTTTGACATTGTTCTTTGGCTAATTCTCTCTGCAAAACTACTAAGATAAGGGGTTGCAATAGGGTTAGAATTGAACAAAGTTTTCACTCAAAATTCTAGGATAGTGAGACGGTTTGCCATATTTGCACCAAGGGTGGGGTTTCCCAATTTATTGAAAGTATGAATGGTTTTGATGAAATCTCTCAATTTAGTTCACCACATCTTGGGAGAATCGAAGGTTAGAATAAGGGGCATTTTTTTTGAGGTCAATGAGGATGTCATACCTAGGGCTATTGGTCTTCCCACTAAAGGGGGAAATTGGAAGAAACAGAGCTATGTTGTCGATAATGACAACCTCATCCTATTCTTCAAGGATGGTGAAAAGCCAATGAAATTACATGGTGTTTTTGACCGTGAAGAGCTCCCTTCTCCCTAGAATGAGGTATGCCTAATGATCATAAAAAATTTCACTCTAGAATGTAGGTTTAAGGTCTACTATTTTTACCATTTCCCCTACTCAATCATTTATGCCATAatgttttgatttattttctcttctttctgCTTAACTCCCTTGAGATCTTCATAAGGGATGCTTTGGACACTGCTAAAAACTCTAATAAGAAGCCTGCCTTGTTCCATCAAGCCCTCATCTTTTGGCTTTACTAGTTCCACCTTGCCTTATGTCCCCCCATACCCATTGTGGTCATGGATATCCCTTTGCATTCTTATTCCCTACCGCCTACCACCATTCTGGACTCTTTGGACAAGACCAAAAATAAACGCCTTACAATCCTTGATCCTGGTAAAACTGCTACTAAAACTCCCTACTCTACTCTGACTAGTTCCACCACAACCACCCCTAAGGGGTCTAAAACTACCTTTGGCCTTTTTTTTGTTAGTCTATGTGAAATTCAATGCATTGCCACCCCTTTGAGTGCTACTAAGAAGGGAAAAATTATGCCCTCCCCTCGACCAAAAAGCCCAAACTCCAAGCTCAGCCCCACTTTAGGGGGATGGAAAAGGTACAAGAAACACTAACTCTTGTAGGTCTAATAGGCTTGTAGGTAATAAAAAAGGGAAGAAATTGATAGACACCAATGAGGATGACCCAGAggaagtggaggagatagagaATGAGGAGGACACCAACTATTCTCAAAAGACTGTTAGTGCCCAATCGAAGAGTACCCCAGAGCCCATGGACCTGATCAAAGCAACCCGCCTATTGAAGGATGAGCTCCTTGCTGAGAAAACACACCCTACCAAGGATGCCCACACCCATGAAAAGTGCTTTGCCACTGTTATGGACTTGGAGGCTTTGAAGGTGAAGATGGTATACCTAGGGAAAAAGTTGGTGCATGTCTCTAGGTTAAGTTGCAAAGTCATGCATAACTTGACTACTACTCTATGCTTGTTGTAGAAGAAAGTCCTAGGAAAAGATGTTGATAACGAGGGAAATTACAAGGATCTCTTCAAGTTCCTTATTGAAGATTAGGGCAAATTGTTTGCCTAATCTCCTAGTGGTTGCTCTATTGATCAGTTTTTGTTTAAGTTTTACATACTTGGCTACAGTtaaaaaatcattttattataagatctatatatttttttggaaatttttattaGACTTCTTATTGCTATTAATGGCTCGATGTTGCCTTTGAGTTGGTTTGTATAAAAGGATAACACCCTAGTTTGTTGCTTTAATTATTACAAATATAACCCTAACCCAAATCCATAGCTAAAACCTATgataactattcttctatcataaTCACAATCCTGACCTTATCCTAACCAtcatcctaaccctaacactaccCTAACTCTAATCTAGAGCTAAAACATGTCATAATTATTATTCTATAATaatcataatcttaaccctaacccttattcTAAGACTAACCATGAcgtaaaccataaccataatactaaccctaaaaccctaattaaatatataaaattgtaatataataataatataatttaatataatataatactaatataatattaaataattaaggttGAGATAGAGTTAGGGTTATAATGATATTATTAATACTATACAATTCTTTAATATAAAATAGTAGTGTTATCTTAATCTAataaaaacataaaatttaatatggttagaatattattaaataaaagggATTGGGAGGGACAATTTAGGTACTATTATTTTCTTCTTCTCGATTTATAAGGGGCACCAaactaacaatcttatggaggcttTGGCATTGTTTATTGGCTTGAAAAGGTGTTGTGAGTTGGGTTGGAGAAATGTTATTTGTAAGAGATTCTTAAAGGTCTTGGTTAATTTGTTGAATAAGTAGGAGTTTGAGGAGGCGAATTGGCAGCTGGCCTTTGTGGCTAGACATATTCTTTGGTTGAGAAGTTCTTTGGATTTTGTTTCTTTTGTTCATATTTCATGAGAATGGAATAGTGTTGTAGACTACTTGGCCAAATGGACCTCAGAATACATGGGAAACTGGTGTGTGGATGGGTGGGGGCACTTTCCTTTCTTGAGGATAACCAGTGATTGTTGGGTGTTTTTTCTAGTGCTTTTCTAGAGTTGGTTGTGGGGTAGGATGGTGATTTATGTTTTATTGCACTGATGATATTCTTTGATTAATAAACTTTTACCccttattcaaaaaaaataaaataattctaataatataatataatataatattaatattatatatcgTTAGAATAAAATTATAGTTAGAGAAAATaagtaaaatataataatattattatatattaatataattcttTTTAATAATacaatactatataattatataggggagaggacctagtagtcgtgcaccctaactttgcgcttctcaaaatcctacgtggaaatttgaaatgactcccaattttttacaatagcttacttggcaagtcccttgcttataactaaggtttcagggccacatcatcaagtatgatTCCACATCAACATGATTTTtgacaaggtgtccaaaacaaccaaaaaaagaGAGAGATCAATACacatgcaaaagaggccccaatacttgtgcaactgatgtggcatcacatgattggttacttttatcaaacaatagtttttatttgtactattattggagcaaaaagtattgacaaccctcacaacaattggtacattcTCAActattgatgctcttcccctaTTGACTTATTTAATGTCTTATATGTTGTGTAgtgaccctctctctctctctatatatatatgtgtgtgtgtgtgtgtgtgtgtgtgtgtgtgtgtgttcctcTATTGACTTATTTAATGTCTTCTATGTTGTGTAGTGACCCTCTCTCTTGTTGattcattttgtccttgatgataaatCAGTAAAGCCACGTGTGTTTAAATTCATAAGGTTGTCGTGACAAAATTTGACTTCGGGTTGACACTTAACTATTGACTTTGGTAATATGTACTCAATACCTAACTCACGAGAGTTAGTGATGGACGTAAGAGTAAAATAAATTATGACAAAGGATGTTGTTTGAATTGTTTTGTTTATTTCACATTTTTGTGAAACCCTTTCACGGGTAACTCAACGAGGACTCAGAGGGCAAAGATTTGTTACGACAGTTTAAGTTTTGAGAGGGTACTTAACCGCGATAGTTTTCGGTAACTACTGGTAAATCTTTGTGATTTGTCATTGCAAAAATTTTATGATTTGTTTATGACAATTGGTAGTTTATCTACGGGaagaaacaaattttttttatggCAGTTTTGTTGAAGATAAACAAAGTTGtaaaatgaaatttgttttaaaCCCTAACGGGTATACCAGGAAGTTATTGAAAACAGTTTTTGGTTGTGACTGCACATACATCTATAGATGCATAGTGTGTATAAATGGATATGAAATGGCATTGTGAGATAGctatttttgaaagaaaagattgtGTTGTGAAATAAAATTGAATATCTTGTAGACTGTAATAAAAATCTGTGATTGTATAGCCTGCAAGATTGCAAATATACTATCATAGATCTTGTTGATTTTCATTGGAAGGTTAGGAGTTGAACTCCTTGCAGCAGGGCTGCTAAACTGGATGTTATCTTGGATTTTTGGACTGGTTAATACAATAACGGAGTGGTTTTCTCCCTGTGACAAGATCTGGTTGGATCTTGAGGGTTTCCACTCAGCACAAAATCATGTCGAGTTTATTACTTTTGTGTTAATGCTCTGATATTTATCTCAGTCCTATTTCTGTTTCAGTTTTCTTATCTTGGCAAATCACTCTCAAACATATTGCTACATTTGTACAATTCTACTCTCTGTCTCTGTTTTTGTAAAGCTTATTCCGATCTTAAAAAGCATATTTATTTGGTGTATTTCAAAGTTCAAAGTactctaattcaccccctccccctcttagagtacatctgctctctctctctctctctctctctctctctctctctctctctctctctctctctctctctatatatatatatatatatatatatatatatatatatatatatatatatatatatatgttgtgtagtgaccctctctctctctatatgtgtgtgtgtgtgtgtgtgtgtgcgcgcgcgcgcgcgTGCGTGTGTGGagagattttttaatattttttcacccTAAAGTCTAATGATTCACATGAGATAAGATTTAGTTTTTGTGTTaacttattattttttgatatattttctaaataaaaaatcaaatataacACCCACAAAATTGGCATCGACCAATAAAAACTAAAAACAAGAAGCATTACTTAAATTCTAAAACATTAGAGAAATAGTTTGATTTTTGTTCTGATTGGAAAAATGTAAATTAAAAACTATAGTGGTTTACTTTTTAGATCACCTCCATATTTGAATACATATCCTATATGTCACAAAGAGTTCCAAACATTAGAAAAGTAGTTTAATATTTACATCACCCTATTTCCAATTGATTTGGAGTTTTTTTAGCTTTCTTGAAATATAAAACTATTTTGTTAAAGAGTTTAAAGAACCACTATTAAAACAAATGCTCAATTTTTAACATTATTCTATCAATAAAAATTTAATAGAAAGCCTTAGAAACTTCAAAATATAATTTTCCCTAACACAATTATTGAGACAAATTAGTATAAAAATGCAAGATATCTTTTCACATAAGAATCTGTACCAAACACACCCAgactaaaaatataaaaatattactcTCTATGATAAgccatataaaagaaaaaaaaaatcaaaattaattcaatTATTGAAACAAACTAGTATAAAAATACAAGATATGTTTTCACATAAGAATCCCTACCAAACACATggactaaaaatagaaaaatattactCTTTATGATAAGccatataaaaaataaagaaatcaaTTTAAACATATGTCCATATgtattaatataaattaatataatattatattctaaattccaattatataataaataaaatacaatgcTATATTCTAAATAGCCATACAATACAATAGCCATTGAGAATCGATCAGGCGTTTTTTAATAATTCCTAAGTGCCATAAATCATATTTTATTTCAAAAACAGTTGCCACTAATACCAACAAGTACATTTAAAATTCCTTCACAGGTTAGATGCTGAGCCAACTCATTGCTTATGAGCCCAACTTAATTATTTATTGAAACCAATCATTATGCCTCAGATTTTTCCTGTTTATATGTCCAACTCTTTCCATGCCACCAGAAAAAGCTGAGAGTGTTGACCATATGATGCATATGTTGAGTGCTTAAAGATTCAAGATTATTGAAGATCTCTTGAGTATGAGGGCACCTGAGTATGAGTATTGGGAAGATGTAATGCAGTCATATAAATCGTCATATATATATAAGTACATGGAAGATGTGTTTCTTATATATCTGACGACTATTTATATGACTGTATAGGCAATTCAGAAACGTTGGACAGGAGACATTAATGGTGGTTGGATTGGAGGCAGAGGGAAGAAAGTTGGTGGTTTGATTGGAGGTAGAGGAGATGAATGAAAAAGAGGTGGTGTTTATATTGGAAGATGTGccttttatatattatttatatgaCTGCATAGCCAATTCAAAAATGTTGGACAGGAAGTATTAATGGTGATGGTTAGATTGAAGTCAGAAGAGGAAAGAGAGGTTGTGATTCAATTGGAGGTAGAGGAGGTGAATGAAAGAGAGGTGGTGTTTATATTGGAGGTGAAGGAACAAGAGTAGGTGTTTTTTCAAGATCCAGAGATGGGGTCTCAAGTGGCTTGGGAATGTGTAGGGGTGGTGTTGTTGGTTCAAGTGGAATGGAAGGTAATGGATCCAGAGATGGGGTCTCAAGTGGCTTGGGAATGTGAAGGGGTGGTGTTGTTGGGAAAGGGAAAGGAAATGGAAGTCCAGGGATATTGAGTGGAGGAGGAAAAAATGGGAGTCCGGGAATATTGAATTGAGGGGAAGGAAATGGAAATCCAGGGATATTGAATGGAGGAGATGAAAAGAATGGGTTTTGAGGCAGTGGCGGGAAGAATGGGTTCTGAGGCGGAGGTGAGAAAAATGGGTTTGGAGGGAAATTAAAGAGAGGAGCATTTGGTGGTGTTGGGAATTGAAATGAGAATGGAGGGAAGGTGAATGCGGATACTGGGGGAGTTCGACGCACCGGTGGCAGGGAAGGAGGAGATGGAGAGCGAGGGAATGgtggaaaagaaaagaatggtggAAACCCAAATGTCTTAGAGGATTGTAATGGAGCCTTTAGGTCAGATTTAGGGTTATTAGCAGCATCTTGGGAGCAAAAGGGAGGTGGAGATTGAGGTCTGTAGGTGAAGAAACCTGCAGAATATGTGTGGATACTGCCCTGCTTTGACTTCAAAGTGAATGAGGAGGAGTTGGCTATGGATACTAGTTTGCAAGGGCCTTTTTGCTCTTCGTTTTGGAGCAAAGTTGCAGAGCATCTCTTGAGTTGTTTATCTGAATGGAAGATGGATGGAGGAAGCTCCACCTTGAATTGTCCATGATCATTTGTCTTTGCTTCAATCCGAAAATCAGGTGTCTGCTTATTGTTTCTGCATTCCACTGCAACTGAAGCACCTGGTAAACCCAATACTCAAACACAACTTAAAATTAGAGAAACTCCCAAATAAAGAATTACTGCTCCACAGCAAGGGTTCACCCAAtattgaaaacaaaacataaaatcaGAGGAACTCCCAAATAAAAGATTACTGTCCCACAGCAAGGTTTcacccaacacttaacaaaacataAAATCAGAGGAACTCCCAAATAAAAAATCACCAATCCACAACAAGAGTTCATCCAATACTTAAAACAAAACATAAGATTATAGTGATTTAAAACGAGAAATTACTGCTGCTTATCTATTCCTCATCTATTCCTCATCTATTTTGTGTACAGGATAATATTCATACCACTTGAAAAGCACAATCTAATTTAGAGCATAATTCTACTGTTCGTAATATAATCTTTGAcaatatttttgaatttgattatataattttttttctatcaatttttttttagataTTTCATATGATAATAATGATAAAGTATTATCCAGAATATTAAAAAGCAATAAAATTAAGATGCTGGTATTTTACACAAACAGTTAACTGGCAGCATTAACTAAAGCAATTATTAAGATGCTGGTCTTTTACAAAAACAGTTCACTGGCAGCATTAACTATAACACCACTCTATCAGCATACTAACAAGAGGATACTTATAATAATCCAAAACAACTTAAAAATCTTAACAATATTAATAAAAAGACACATATTATCTAACATTAATCACATCTAAAAACATCTATCCTCAAAGTCTTAAACTTCATTTCAGTTGAGCGTTCCCTGAAGCAATCACTTAGACAAAAACTGGAGGAAAACAAAAGAAGTACCCTTGTCTCAAGACATGCTGTGACAATAGAGCCCTTGTAATAGTCACTTAAATGGttcaaacaaatttaaaaaaaaaaagaatacccAGCTTTTAATGTCTACAAGATTAAAAATAACCTATGAAACAATCAGTcttatcattttcattttcttttaacaaTGAGAATCCCCTGAATTGAAGCATGCTGTAACAATAGAGCCCTTGTAATAGTCACTTAAATGGTTCAAACAAATTTTACCAAAATCAAAAGGAATACCCAGCTTTTAATGTCTACAAGATTAAAAATAACCTATGAAACAATCGCCCTTATCATGTTCGTTTTCTTTTTAACAATGAACATCCCCTGAATTGAAGCAAATCATTCAGACAAAAAACTTGGAGAagacaaagaaatgaaaaaaaacaaacaaaaaaacgcTTAACAGGAAAATAAAACAGAATCAACAAGTTATACCTGATATGAAGTAGCTGTTTTTGGAGAAGTTTTGCTTATAACATGTATCACAGAATACATTGCCCACAATTATGACAGACAACAAATACCCATCACCATCAAGTGCACCAGCAGCGGCAAAACGTGTGATTATGGCCAACAATACCAATACAGCACCATATATCTTGGAGCCCATGGTGGCAGCTGAAGAAGAGTTCTTAGCAGAATGAAAGAAATTTTCCTCTATTTAACGACCCTGGCAGCTGGCAGAGGCTTATCACATCGTCTGATTATCTGCTCATTTTGTGCCAAAGCTTCTGCGAATAACCATGAAAAGCCCATGTATGCTAACGGGTTTGTTCTGCCAAACAATGGAAGGACAAAAAATTATGCTATTTCTTCGAAAAAGCAAAGCTTTATGACCCACTGAGATGTCCAAAGCCTGGCCTGGCGGGCGTGCAGCAGCTAGAAAATGGGGAAAGAGAAGCCTTAAAGGAGATTAGAAGCACGCTTTGcccttctcaaatttgattttggtatcttctctttctcttctttttttcaatctagaaaatgaggaaaaaagaaaaaaaaggaaaggaTCTTTTATAGTCCACAATGCCAGCGATCTATGTATGCGTCTATGTATGGGTTAGAGCCCTATGAgactacctcgtactccttgcGGAAGGTACCTAACTGTACTACAAAcgaggtgtacataccttacctccttgtgggatttgaatttgtgacctctctttcaagagcacaagttctccaccactaggccaaagAAGCCTTAAAAGGAAGAATACAAGCACACGTTTCTCCTCAAATTTGCTTTTGAcatcttttctttctctttatttttttctaTTGTAGAAGATTTGCCTTTCTTTTTTATAGAGGTTTAGATGAACGTTGTAGCTCAACACGGGCACAGATCATCTCTTATAATGTTGGAGTCTTGCAATCAACAAGGCTTGATtttggtgggctcatttggagccattcaacttcaccaacaaaccAAGGGTCCATTGACGAAGATTGGCTTTTGATATCTTATCTGTTATAAATATACACAACAATTATATTAAGGATAAGTTTAAACATCATATtccaagttttgatttgtttaggcAGTTCATTTCAATTTACTTTACTTTTTTCAGTAGTCTATTTTTTAATATCTTACTAGTTATAAATATATGCAAAGCAATTATATTAAGGGTAAGTTTAAACATTCCattttaagttttgatttgtttaggtGGTTCATATGAAATTACATTGTTTTGTTTAGTATGTCTATTCCTTAATGTGATTACATTAGTTTTTCAGTAGGTCTATTTTTTAATGCAATTTTACTCAAAACTGAGTGTGAAAGCTACTGTGATTTCTAATGAGCCTCCTAAATTAATCAAAGTTTAGAGTATGGAAGCTAATGTGGTTTCAGATGAACCACCTAAGCAAGTCAAATCTTAGAATGTGTTGCTTAAGTCAAAATTTGAGGTAAATGTTGTTGTCTAATAGATGATGTCATGGTTTAGACTATTGTTCTCTAGAACGATTTTAGTCATGAGAACTtaacaaaataataaaatgaaggtcctaactcttctttcttttttctttatcaTTAGAGCTAATGATGCAAGTCATCTTAACCACTTACCCAAACTTGTTTATGTTTTTATAATATGCTTTACACTCTTTTAAAGATAAAtactatatataattaaatttgaaaTCAATATTGCATCAAAAgttttgttatattttttatattaaaatattctaTATTTTGTAATTGGATATTATTTTCTTAGGGAAGGTTGTATTTAGTAAATTGCATATGTATTAAATGTAGGCAACATATTGGAGTCATGGTTTAGTGAGCACATGAATGATTGAACTCATTAGAGGAATGCATTTAATGCTTGGGGCACATATTGCAAGTTAACTTGGTCTAATAGATAAAAAGTGCCACTATGAAGATGATTGAACATTAATTATTTATGCactgattttttgttttgtttaagaCAATAAATAATGATGGCAAAAGTAGTGTTGGGTCTTGAAATCGCTACTCATGCTTTGAGAATGATCAAGTCAACTTCAAGTCTAGCGACACATCATTCCTAAAGGTGGATAGATTAGCTCATCACAAAGAATGAGTGATGACAAATCAATTATTAAGCAAATTATTTTTGCTACACTTCAGGCTCAATTAGACCTAGGAGGGTGTTCCTAGAATTCATTTTTAACAAGATTTAATTATAACTAACTATATGCAAATAGGTGGACTTGGAATAATATCCAATTTATGTCCAGCCCCAAAATTTATCACTAAGCCATGGAATAACCTACTACTTTAAATTCTATTAATATTTGAAGACATCATTGCAAGACCGAGTACAAGACATAATTCTCTTGAGGTGAAATTCTTCAGTACTCATTGGAGATGTTTCCCCTGTTAAAATGGTGAGCCGTGAAATGCATACAAATCTACTTCCTACTTGATAAGGAaataatttcaaaaatatcaaatttggaCTCATTATGTTGTCATCAGGATAGTTAGCTCGATAAAGTGTTattgttgtaaaaagttgtcaatgttgtcatcgaGATAGCTATATTGATAAGGTGTCTCTATTGTCATCGGATAGCTATCCCGATAAGGTGTCTGTTGTAAAAAGTGTCAAGTTTGTCATCGGGATAGTTATCCTGAGAAAGTGTCATCGGGATAGTTTTCTCTATTGGGTTTGGAAAATGTTGTTTGGCCGACTGTTGATGGCTATGCCGATAGACGTCCAATGTGTCAAGTTTCTCATCGGGATAGTTATTCTGATAAAGTGTCATCGAGATAGTTTTCTCTATCAGGTTTGCATAAAGTGGTTTCATCGCTTGTGTTAGCTACTCCGATGGGTGATCAGGACTTCGGGTCGAGAAAAATAAAAACTGCATATCTTGTTTACCTCAATACCTATAtgtattttctttgatttcaaatGAGTATCATCCTTCTTTTAGAAATAAAGGTAATTTATGtatctacatacatacacacatacatatatattatgCATAATATATAAGTATACATAGACACATACATAATGTTAAGCTATTTTGTATGCAAACCTCATAAGCATTAGAGGCATATTCGCTAATATGGTTTCAAACCATATTTTATATAAATTGAAAACTATCATGATTGAATTATAGAGTTTGATTGTACATCATAAACCTTGGTTAAGCACATGATTACATTGTTAATAACATTGAAATTCATTATATTCTAATGCATTATCAAAACTTTTATCAAATTGATTAATATGAAGGAAATGTATTTGTTTTTCATATAGCAATTACTATTTTCAACCTGACATGTAACGTATGGTTTAAATGCAATTTTTTAACTCTACAAACTAAAACTTCTTAGTATTATATTAATTCTTTTCTTGGATGCCCATCATGCTAGGCATATTACAAAGTTTATAAGCTATTTGCCAAAATAAAACCATAGATTGTTCATTTTTGGGGAGGCTATTTTAAGCTGGA contains these protein-coding regions:
- the LOC131066910 gene encoding vegetative cell wall protein gp1 gives rise to the protein MGSKIYGAVLVLLAIITRFAAAGALDGDGYLLSVIIVGNVFCDTCYKQNFSKNSYFISGASVAVECRNNKQTPDFRIEAKTNDHGQFKVELPPSIFHSDKQLKRCSATLLQNEEQKGPCKLVSIANSSSFTLKSKQGSIHTYSAGFFTYRPQSPPPFCSQDAANNPKSDLKAPLQSSKTFGFPPFFSFPPFPRSPSPPSLPPVRRTPPVSAFTFPPFSFQFPTPPNAPLFNFPPNPFFSPPPQNPFFPPLPQNPFFSSPPFNIPGFPFPSPQFNIPGLPFFPPPLNIPGLPFPFPFPTTPPLHIPKPLETPSLDPLPSIPLEPTTPPLHIPKPLETPSLDLEKTPTLVPSPPI